The following coding sequences lie in one Metallumcola ferriviriculae genomic window:
- a CDS encoding sensor histidine kinase, with protein sequence MDIKWKKFSHSLLTKIVFFIITILCFTAAITLFLDIVGLHHNDFDIVVEDSYYLGREYMQDSSQIIDNLTTLINFKSEENILNGGALTEEEISREEDNLFRDFEHSKRFNPKLSYKENYPLFQEIYADKIAQIKDELIQADLRNYNSTLRELENYRGVFYYVSDGDNTFTNGINNKEYFKKYPSYMIFDKSEQTVYPEEISKNKYYYWIVPDTSSLEQTNNTTLYIAFTDDFLDPRIDDWYRNKEFITYSLYKIMGLLLGLAIAFLYLIVIVGRKPEDDGVHLNFIDKLYIDFNIALCLLLIGSWFGAINFLLFENRIFEAVFPITLVIATLGLILVLSLVKHIKNGTLIKHSLTYTIFHKLFIFIKDVYNSGSVGVKIVLIVIAYPLLVALTFFMFPVTIGIGVWLALKKVQEFNAIKEGVEKVKDGGIHHKINLASSGEFAKLAADINSITDGLNKAVDNELKSERLKTELITNVSHDIRTPLTSIITYVDLLKNEKDQAKAEGYITIIEQKAERLKILTDDLFEASKASSGNIPVNCEKIDIVSLITQGLGELDDKIKEQKLEFKMNHPQDKVYIEADGKLLWRALENLLSNIFKYALDGSRVYLDVADIGTEVRIVIKNISAYELNISSTELLERFKRGDEARSGQGSGLGLSIAKSLIEIQKGRFNIEIDGDLFKAIIIMPK encoded by the coding sequence TTGGATATAAAGTGGAAAAAATTTAGCCATTCATTACTTACAAAAATCGTCTTTTTTATAATTACCATACTGTGCTTTACAGCTGCAATAACATTATTTTTAGATATAGTAGGCTTGCATCATAATGATTTTGATATTGTTGTGGAAGACAGCTATTATCTTGGTAGAGAATACATGCAGGATAGCAGCCAAATCATCGATAATTTAACAACCCTGATCAATTTTAAGAGTGAGGAGAACATCCTAAACGGAGGAGCGCTTACAGAAGAAGAAATTAGTAGGGAAGAGGATAATCTATTCAGGGATTTTGAGCATTCAAAAAGGTTTAATCCGAAATTATCTTATAAAGAAAACTACCCGCTGTTCCAAGAAATCTATGCTGACAAAATCGCCCAAATAAAGGATGAGTTAATCCAAGCTGATTTAAGGAATTATAATTCTACCTTAAGAGAATTAGAAAATTATCGAGGGGTTTTTTATTATGTAAGTGATGGTGACAATACATTTACTAATGGCATTAATAATAAAGAGTACTTTAAAAAATATCCCTCTTATATGATATTTGATAAATCGGAACAAACAGTATACCCCGAAGAAATTAGCAAGAATAAATATTACTATTGGATTGTTCCAGATACCAGCAGCTTAGAACAAACAAATAATACCACTCTTTACATTGCCTTCACTGATGACTTTTTAGATCCCAGAATTGACGACTGGTATAGAAATAAAGAATTCATTACTTATAGTTTATATAAAATAATGGGTCTGTTATTGGGCTTAGCAATAGCTTTTCTCTATCTAATAGTAATTGTTGGTAGGAAACCAGAGGATGATGGTGTTCACCTCAACTTTATTGATAAACTGTATATTGATTTTAATATAGCATTATGCCTGTTGCTGATCGGGTCATGGTTTGGGGCGATAAACTTTCTTTTATTCGAAAACAGAATCTTTGAAGCAGTGTTCCCAATCACCTTAGTTATCGCTACTTTAGGCTTAATATTAGTTCTTTCTTTAGTTAAGCATATCAAAAATGGGACACTCATCAAACATTCATTAACATATACCATATTCCACAAATTATTTATCTTCATAAAGGATGTATATAATAGTGGCAGTGTTGGAGTTAAGATTGTGCTAATAGTAATAGCTTATCCTCTCCTCGTAGCCTTAACATTCTTTATGTTCCCAGTAACAATAGGAATAGGCGTATGGTTAGCCCTTAAGAAGGTACAGGAATTTAATGCAATAAAAGAAGGTGTAGAGAAGGTAAAAGATGGCGGCATTCATCATAAAATAAATCTAGCCAGCAGCGGAGAGTTTGCGAAACTTGCTGCTGATATTAATAGTATAACTGATGGCTTAAATAAAGCCGTTGATAATGAACTTAAAAGCGAGCGATTGAAAACAGAATTAATTACTAATGTGTCCCATGATATAAGAACACCTTTAACCTCTATTATCACATATGTTGATTTACTAAAAAATGAAAAGGATCAAGCAAAGGCAGAGGGATATATAACGATAATAGAGCAGAAGGCAGAGAGATTAAAAATACTGACTGATGATTTATTTGAAGCCTCTAAAGCCTCCAGTGGAAACATTCCAGTCAACTGTGAAAAGATTGATATTGTATCTCTTATAACTCAAGGATTAGGAGAGCTTGATGATAAGATAAAAGAGCAAAAATTAGAATTTAAGATGAACCATCCTCAAGATAAAGTATACATTGAAGCCGATGGCAAATTACTGTGGAGAGCGCTAGAGAATCTATTATCAAATATATTCAAATATGCTCTAGATGGGTCAAGGGTATATCTCGATGTAGCAGATATAGGAACTGAGGTAAGGATAGTAATTAAAAACATTTCTGCCTACGAACTTAACATTTCTTCTACTGAGCTGTTGGAGCGTTTTAAAAGAGGCGATGAAGCTAGAAGTGGTCAAGGCAGCGGATTAGGACTATCTATTGCCAAAAGTTTAATAGAAATTCAGAAAGGACGCTTTAATATAGAAATAGATGGAGATTTATTTAAAGCTATAATAATAATGCCCAAATAA
- a CDS encoding 4Fe-4S dicluster domain-containing protein, translating to MTLTTELKDFLLQQGADLVGVTTADALADAPEGHRPSDYLANAKSVISVAYSLNSGAVLGLPKTRNEYVLEFDQANSTLNAFAHRGARFLEKQGHVSIAFPATASIGDGARLAGDISHKHVAAAAGLGVFGLNNLLITPQYGNRLRLGTIVTEAALTPDTPMEESPCNNCGKCIKNCPANALEGGKDLNDPQQGWRINKEKCYHYIFIRLGGRRCGMCIASCPISKD from the coding sequence ATGACACTAACAACTGAACTAAAGGACTTTCTACTGCAGCAGGGGGCCGACTTGGTGGGCGTCACAACTGCCGATGCTTTGGCAGATGCACCCGAAGGACACCGGCCAAGCGATTATTTAGCTAATGCCAAATCTGTCATCTCCGTGGCATATTCTCTTAATAGTGGTGCCGTATTGGGCCTGCCCAAGACCAGAAACGAATATGTGCTTGAATTTGACCAGGCTAACTCAACCTTAAATGCCTTCGCCCATCGCGGTGCGCGATTTCTTGAGAAACAGGGCCATGTAAGTATCGCCTTTCCCGCCACTGCCAGCATCGGTGACGGTGCCCGTCTGGCCGGCGATATTTCCCATAAGCATGTCGCAGCCGCCGCGGGCCTAGGGGTGTTTGGCTTAAATAACCTGCTTATCACCCCTCAATACGGCAACCGCTTACGGCTGGGAACCATCGTTACGGAAGCAGCATTGACACCTGATACTCCAATGGAGGAATCGCCCTGTAATAACTGCGGCAAGTGCATCAAGAACTGCCCCGCCAACGCACTAGAGGGAGGAAAAGATTTAAATGACCCCCAGCAGGGTTGGCGTATCAATAAGGAGAAATGCTATCATTACATCTTTATCCGCCTGGGCGGTAGGCGCTGCGGCATGTGCATCGCCTCTTGTCCGATCAGTAAAGATTAG
- a CDS encoding Gfo/Idh/MocA family protein — protein sequence MKKLRMGIIGMGMAFERLHYPAYQRLKDQYEITAICDTDKEKANNWRATLGLSENDVYEDYQEMIKRSDLDAFDVMVPIELNYEVTEHVAAAGKPIICEKPLAPTPEQAKAARDLPSKYDIPIMIAENYRYNDEIQIIRDMVRKQEIGEVYYFIQNRVVDFPKDMLKNKFPAKEWRQHPEFPGGAIMDTGVHDIGALRHIFGAIKKLHAFGKRQEEEFAPFAVIQANMLFKSGITSSFTFFSAGKEMQRPLMGLRIFGTEGEIFLEERDCGTINVAMNDGSSRQIPYRPQQGYYHELQNFYQAAIGREPLSVTPELEFGDAITILAMLQSAKTGEVISVDQSQDFDFEAFRQQNIHTEQPRLQ from the coding sequence ATGAAAAAGCTGCGCATGGGCATTATCGGTATGGGCATGGCCTTTGAAAGACTGCACTATCCTGCGTATCAAAGGTTAAAAGACCAGTATGAAATAACGGCAATCTGCGATACGGATAAGGAAAAGGCAAATAATTGGCGTGCAACTCTGGGGCTAAGTGAAAATGATGTATATGAAGATTATCAGGAAATGATTAAGCGGAGTGACCTTGACGCGTTCGACGTAATGGTACCTATAGAATTGAATTATGAAGTAACGGAACATGTGGCCGCGGCAGGAAAACCGATTATTTGCGAAAAACCCCTTGCCCCTACGCCCGAACAAGCAAAGGCGGCCCGAGACCTGCCCAGTAAATATGACATTCCCATCATGATTGCAGAGAACTACCGCTACAATGATGAAATTCAAATCATTCGGGACATGGTGCGGAAGCAGGAAATCGGTGAAGTATACTACTTTATCCAAAACAGGGTGGTAGATTTCCCTAAAGATATGCTAAAAAATAAGTTTCCCGCCAAAGAATGGCGGCAGCACCCGGAATTTCCCGGCGGTGCCATCATGGATACAGGCGTACATGACATTGGCGCTTTAAGGCATATCTTTGGAGCCATTAAAAAACTACATGCTTTCGGTAAGCGGCAGGAAGAGGAGTTTGCCCCGTTTGCGGTAATTCAGGCGAATATGCTATTTAAAAGCGGCATTACCAGCAGTTTTACCTTCTTCTCCGCGGGTAAGGAAATGCAGCGTCCATTGATGGGGCTGCGTATCTTTGGCACTGAAGGAGAGATTTTTCTTGAGGAAAGGGACTGCGGCACCATCAATGTAGCCATGAATGACGGCAGCAGCAGGCAGATACCCTACCGCCCGCAGCAAGGATATTACCATGAACTGCAGAATTTCTATCAGGCGGCCATTGGCCGGGAACCATTGTCGGTAACCCCTGAGCTGGAATTCGGTGATGCCATCACTATCTTAGCTATGCTGCAATCAGCAAAAACCGGTGAAGTCATTTCTGTTGACCAAAGCCAGGACTTTGACTTCGAAGCATTCAGACAGCAAAATATCCACACGGAACAACCCAGGCTGCAGTAA
- a CDS encoding response regulator transcription factor, which yields MNILVCDDDKEILDAIKIYLENEGYQVFKAFNGLEALAVIEENEVHLIIMDIMMPQMDGLRATMKIREANNIPVIMLSAKSEDTDKIIGLNMGADDYITKPFNPLELIARVRSQLRRYTTLGSLETKSNVFKTGGLVVDDESKVITVDGDEVKLTPVQYKVLKLLTANAGRVFSIEEIYEKVWKETAFNPENTVAVHIRKIREKIEINPKEPKYLKVVWGIGYKVEKI from the coding sequence TTGAATATTCTAGTCTGCGACGATGATAAGGAAATTTTGGATGCCATTAAAATTTATTTAGAAAACGAAGGGTATCAAGTATTTAAGGCTTTTAATGGATTAGAAGCTCTAGCAGTAATAGAAGAAAATGAAGTGCACCTGATTATTATGGATATCATGATGCCGCAAATGGATGGCTTGCGGGCTACCATGAAGATAAGGGAAGCGAATAATATCCCGGTTATCATGCTGTCAGCTAAATCTGAGGACACTGATAAAATTATCGGCTTAAATATGGGGGCTGATGATTATATCACTAAGCCCTTCAATCCCTTGGAATTAATAGCAAGGGTTAGGTCTCAGCTTAGGCGATATACAACATTAGGCAGCCTGGAGACAAAAAGCAATGTGTTTAAAACGGGTGGGCTTGTGGTAGATGATGAGAGTAAGGTCATAACTGTTGATGGAGATGAAGTGAAGCTTACTCCTGTACAATATAAGGTACTAAAGCTTTTAACTGCCAATGCGGGCAGGGTATTTTCTATAGAAGAAATATATGAAAAGGTGTGGAAGGAAACTGCCTTTAATCCCGAAAATACAGTGGCAGTTCATATCAGAAAGATTAGAGAAAAGATAGAAATAAATCCTAAAGAACCAAAATACTTAAAGGTGGTGTGGGGAATTGGATATAAAGTGGAAAAAATTTAG